The following are encoded together in the Anoplopoma fimbria isolate UVic2021 breed Golden Eagle Sablefish chromosome 13, Afim_UVic_2022, whole genome shotgun sequence genome:
- the LOC129100705 gene encoding serine/threonine-protein phosphatase 6 catalytic subunit, with protein MAPLDLDKYAEIAKQCKYLPENDLKRLCDYVCDLLLEESNVQPVSTPVTVCGDIHGQFYDLCELFRTGGQVPDTNYIFMGDFVDRGYYSLETFTYLLVLKAKWPDRITLLRGNHESRQITQVYGFYDECQTKYGNANAWRYCTKVFDMLTVAALMDEQILCVHGGLSPDIKTLDQIRTIERNQEIPHKGAFCDLVWSDPEDVDTWAISPRGAGWLFGAKVTNEFVHINNLKLICRAHQLVHEGYKFMFDEKLVTVWSAPNYCYRCGNIASIMVFKDANTREPKLFRAVPDSERVIPPRTTTPYFL; from the exons AGGTtatgtgattatgtgtgtgaCCTTCTGCTGGAGGAGTCCAATGTCCAGCCGGTTTCCACTCCTGTAACAGTCTGTGGGGACATACATGGACAG TTTTATGATCTTTGTGAACTCTTCCGGACTGGGGGACAGGTTCCGGACACAAATTACATATTCATG GGAGACTTTGTTGACCGAGGATATTACAGTCTGGAGACGTTCACTTACCTGCTGGTGCTGAAAGCCAAATGGCCCGACCGCATCACTCTTCTTCGTGGAAACCATGAGAGCCGACAGATCACACAGGTTTATGGCTTTTATG ATGAGTGCCAGACCAAGTATGGGAATGCAAATGCCTGGCGTTATTGTACCAAAGTGTTCGATATGTTAACAGTAGCAGCT CTGATGGACGAGCAGATCCTGTGTGTCCACGGAGGCCTCTCCCCAGACATAAAAACTCTAGATCAAATTCGAACCATTGAGCGGAACCAGGAGATCCCCCACAAAGGAGCATTTTGTGATCTGGTGTGGTCCGACCCTGAAGACGTGGACACTTGGGCTATCAGCCCCAGAGGAGCTGGCTGGCTCTTTGGTGCAAAGGTCACAAACGAG TTTGTTCACATCAACAACCTGAAGCTGATCTGCAGGGCGCATCAACTTGTCCACGAGGGCTACAAGTTCATGTTTGATGAAAAGCTGGTCACCGTGTGGTCGGCTCCTAACTACTGCTATCGCTGCGGCAACATCGCCTCCATTATGGTCTTCAAAGACGCTAACACAAGAGAGCCAAAGCTCTTCAGAGCAGTGCCTGACTCTGAGAGGGTCATTCCACCTCGAACAACAACACCCTATTTCCTGTAA